One stretch of Sporocytophaga myxococcoides DSM 11118 DNA includes these proteins:
- a CDS encoding DUF4374 domain-containing protein: protein MKNKNQWICMALGLGLFVASSCEKKKDPSPGEVGGLTGQTKYVIAASPEGTLGESSNYLLTSGDLTSGSISTKGNGIEQDGYRYYVFHKNKVFSLLYGQGNPGAVTAYMLNTAGELQKTHELQTESVHVFGTVNDEILLIKVPRQGDANATMFRVDANNPQILASKTINIVDLAGNGERAHFTGAFQVGNKVYAPYMCIKGITGSAFHTNYTDSSWVAVFSYPDLNLERVIRDNRTSYFGYYFAQNCLKEVENGDVYAFSRAVVEGAGVVPSTKPSAIVRIKKDATEFDKSYFFNVQEKSGGHHLSSEKYFGDGKFLLTMFAEAGKTSGNVKYAIADVFAETFTWVTGIPSAPTHVGMHPYVWPDKKSISLGITTDADGPYIYNINVNGTATRGMQVESGSITAVGSLEY from the coding sequence ATGAAAAATAAAAATCAATGGATCTGTATGGCTTTGGGGCTGGGATTATTTGTGGCATCATCATGTGAAAAGAAAAAAGATCCTTCACCGGGTGAAGTTGGCGGTCTTACAGGTCAGACAAAATATGTTATCGCGGCAAGTCCTGAAGGTACTCTTGGAGAATCTTCCAACTACCTTCTTACATCCGGTGATCTTACATCCGGAAGCATCAGTACTAAAGGAAATGGCATAGAACAGGATGGGTACCGTTATTATGTTTTTCATAAGAACAAAGTATTCAGCTTATTGTACGGACAAGGGAATCCTGGTGCGGTTACAGCATACATGCTCAATACTGCAGGTGAACTGCAAAAGACTCATGAATTGCAGACCGAATCTGTCCACGTATTCGGAACAGTAAATGATGAAATTCTACTAATTAAAGTTCCGCGCCAGGGAGATGCTAATGCTACAATGTTCAGGGTAGATGCAAACAACCCACAAATTCTTGCATCCAAAACTATTAATATTGTAGACCTTGCAGGAAACGGAGAACGTGCACACTTTACGGGAGCATTTCAGGTAGGTAACAAAGTATATGCACCTTATATGTGTATCAAAGGTATCACTGGAAGTGCATTTCATACGAACTATACAGACAGTAGCTGGGTTGCAGTATTTTCATATCCAGATCTGAATCTTGAGCGTGTAATAAGAGATAACAGAACAAGCTATTTCGGATATTATTTTGCACAGAACTGTCTGAAAGAAGTTGAAAACGGAGATGTTTATGCTTTTTCAAGAGCAGTGGTAGAAGGTGCTGGCGTGGTTCCTTCAACTAAACCTTCTGCTATTGTTCGGATTAAAAAAGATGCTACCGAATTTGATAAGAGCTATTTCTTTAATGTTCAGGAAAAATCAGGTGGTCACCATTTGTCTAGCGAAAAATATTTCGGGGATGGAAAGTTTTTACTTACAATGTTTGCTGAAGCAGGTAAAACCAGTGGAAACGTTAAATATGCCATTGCCGATGTTTTTGCAGAAACCTTTACCTGGGTAACCGGCATTCCTAGCGCACCAACTCACGTTGGTATGCATCCATATGTTTGGCCCGATAAAAAATCAATTTCTTTGGGTATCACTACTGATGCCGATGGCCCTTACATATATAATATAAATGTAAATGGTACAGCAACAAGAGGAATGCAGGTGGAGTCAGGAAGTATTACAGCTGTTGGAAGTCTTGAATATTAA
- a CDS encoding TonB-dependent receptor: MSERVRFGKIICKTVVYVLIFFSFFSAQAQNVEMVTVKGRIQLEDGEPAIFASIGVKGESKGVLTDEEGRFELQLKQGKYTIIIQLIGYENIEKIIEVKAAEYVELPSVVLKAPDNHLNEVKVFGKSEIQEVQQQSYNVATIDAKRLHNSTLDLSSALDKVSGVRVRESGGVGSNFNFSLNGFTGRQVKFFMDGIPMDNFGSSFQINNIPINLAERIEVYKGVVPVWLGADALGGAVNIVTNANRRNYLDASYSFGSFNTHRTSINAGYTSKSGLTAQLNLFQNYSDNNYWVYADVAQIPSGLYLKDQRVRRFHDTYRNETLIANVGVRGKKYADLLLFGVTLGQNRADIQTGARMVSVFGDFYRKGNTIMPSIRYSKSDLFIKGLTLNVTGNYNLGQEQNVDTVARRYNWFQQYTNTTSPGSERERSLYKFRNNNAIATANISYKFNNKHSIALNNVITSFNRKGEDELRPDAEALKQPKITLKNIIGLGYKYDFNARWSTSVFVKQFIQKNTSSLSAEGPGGWGNTIYIKQHSVFNKTGFGLATSYFLSSTIQVKASYEKSYRLPENEELFGDMINLSGNNTLKPESSHNLNLGATLNRTFAANHVLMLEGNIMYREAYDFIRPALVTNGTHQVMTNQRDVNNIGFNGDVRYSFKRLFHAGANLTYQNLRNNTKYEDGSTKESTVYRDRIPNIPYLFGHFDLGFTFNNVGAKGNRLNIGYNLLYVYEYYLRWPSQGTSTEKYTIPTQLSHDVSLVYSMANGKYNIGLECTNLTDSRLYDNFSLQKPSRGFYIKLRYFLTGK; encoded by the coding sequence ATGAGTGAGAGGGTTAGATTCGGTAAAATCATTTGTAAAACAGTAGTTTATGTGTTGATCTTTTTTTCTTTTTTTTCAGCTCAGGCTCAAAATGTAGAAATGGTGACAGTAAAAGGACGCATTCAGCTTGAAGATGGTGAACCTGCAATTTTTGCTTCAATTGGGGTAAAAGGTGAGAGTAAAGGAGTTTTGACGGATGAAGAAGGAAGATTTGAATTACAGTTAAAACAAGGGAAATATACAATCATCATTCAATTAATAGGCTATGAAAATATCGAAAAGATAATTGAAGTAAAAGCAGCCGAATATGTTGAATTGCCTTCAGTTGTTTTAAAGGCTCCTGACAATCATCTGAATGAAGTGAAAGTATTTGGCAAATCAGAAATTCAGGAGGTTCAGCAGCAATCTTATAATGTAGCGACTATAGATGCTAAAAGACTTCATAATTCAACGCTTGATCTGAGCTCAGCGCTGGATAAGGTTTCTGGAGTACGTGTAAGAGAAAGTGGAGGAGTTGGTTCTAATTTTAATTTTTCACTGAACGGATTTACAGGCAGACAAGTGAAGTTTTTCATGGATGGAATTCCAATGGATAATTTTGGTTCCTCTTTTCAGATCAACAACATTCCTATTAACCTGGCTGAAAGAATTGAAGTGTATAAAGGTGTTGTACCTGTATGGCTTGGAGCAGATGCTTTGGGTGGTGCAGTAAACATTGTTACTAATGCAAACAGAAGAAATTATTTAGATGCATCCTATTCCTTTGGATCATTTAATACGCATAGAACATCAATCAATGCAGGATATACTTCCAAGTCTGGTCTTACTGCACAGTTAAATCTATTTCAAAACTATTCTGATAACAACTACTGGGTATATGCTGATGTAGCACAAATTCCTTCTGGTCTATACCTTAAAGACCAACGTGTGAGGAGGTTTCATGATACATATAGAAATGAAACGCTTATTGCAAATGTTGGAGTAAGAGGAAAAAAATATGCAGACCTTTTATTGTTTGGCGTCACACTTGGACAGAACCGAGCAGATATTCAGACCGGAGCCCGCATGGTGAGTGTGTTTGGTGACTTTTACAGAAAAGGAAATACCATTATGCCATCTATCCGATACAGTAAAAGTGATCTTTTCATCAAAGGATTAACACTTAATGTTACAGGGAATTATAATCTAGGACAGGAACAAAATGTAGATACGGTAGCTCGTCGTTATAACTGGTTTCAGCAATATACAAACACAACAAGTCCGGGAAGTGAACGTGAACGTTCCTTATATAAATTCAGGAACAATAATGCTATTGCTACAGCAAATATCTCTTATAAGTTCAATAATAAGCATTCGATTGCATTGAACAATGTAATAACTTCCTTTAACAGAAAGGGAGAAGACGAGCTTAGACCTGATGCAGAAGCATTGAAGCAGCCGAAGATCACACTGAAGAACATTATAGGTCTAGGTTATAAATATGATTTCAATGCCCGCTGGAGTACTTCAGTTTTTGTAAAGCAGTTTATACAGAAAAATACATCTTCTCTTTCTGCTGAAGGGCCTGGAGGGTGGGGAAATACCATTTATATAAAACAACATTCTGTATTCAATAAAACGGGATTTGGGTTAGCTACTTCTTATTTTCTTTCAAGCACAATTCAAGTGAAAGCTTCTTATGAGAAAAGTTATAGGCTTCCTGAAAATGAGGAATTATTCGGAGATATGATTAATCTTTCTGGTAATAATACTTTAAAGCCGGAAAGCAGCCATAACCTTAATCTTGGGGCAACGCTCAATAGGACTTTCGCAGCCAATCATGTTTTAATGCTGGAAGGAAATATTATGTATAGAGAGGCCTACGATTTCATTCGTCCGGCTCTGGTTACCAATGGCACACATCAGGTAATGACAAATCAGAGAGATGTAAATAATATCGGATTTAATGGTGATGTCAGATATTCCTTTAAAAGGTTATTTCATGCTGGAGCGAATCTGACTTATCAGAATCTTAGAAACAATACCAAATACGAGGACGGAAGCACTAAGGAAAGTACAGTTTACAGAGACAGAATACCGAATATTCCTTATTTGTTTGGTCATTTCGATCTTGGCTTTACCTTTAATAACGTTGGCGCGAAAGGAAACAGATTAAATATCGGGTATAATTTATTATATGTGTATGAGTACTATTTAAGATGGCCAAGTCAGGGAACTTCCACTGAAAAGTATACCATACCAACTCAACTTTCTCATGACGTGAGTCTGGTTTATTCTATGGCTAATGGAAAATACAATATCGGTCTGGAATGCACCAACCTTACCGATAGCAGACTATATGACAATTTTAGCTTGCAGAAACCAAGCAGGGGTTTTTATATAAAACTCAGATACTTCCTTACAGGTAAATAA
- a CDS encoding PepSY-associated TM helix domain-containing protein produces MKKYTFRKFMNDIHLWLGIGSGIILFIICLTGTIYVFARDITEWMDKEKFTLTFSENAQPLQVTQLVASLEKEKTDSKVTSIQIPEGEESAWLFTLTPKDILLRRSKEEREAKLKERNGENQEAKGRRDEKANQRGRGTDKDTKPKAERGKGRGDRERIKTYFVNPYTGEVLGNTRTASSKFFMTIMGLHRWLLLDHDIGRPITGTATVIFILIEITGLILWLPPKLKSWKKWSAWKAGFKVKTDARWKRINHDLHNTLGFYTFLLITLMALTGLCFSFEWFRNGVGNVFGAKPFDDRKAAVIQSEYRNAKPESLDFLLGKADEIYPYKGDLRISLPKDSVSPVTFYKVHKGFISSAGTDRVFFDQYSGDLLKKEPFSDKRIGEQIVALIYPLHVGEVFGTFTKIIYFIACLIATSLPVTGTIIWINKLRKKSDKEESVTKKIPSGAGKPFKPNVKVALTVMESNTNN; encoded by the coding sequence ATGAAGAAATACACATTCAGAAAATTTATGAATGATATTCACTTATGGTTGGGTATAGGAAGTGGTATTATTCTTTTCATCATTTGTCTGACGGGTACGATCTACGTCTTCGCCAGAGATATCACTGAATGGATGGATAAAGAAAAATTCACCCTTACTTTTTCTGAAAATGCCCAACCCCTTCAGGTAACACAGTTGGTGGCTTCGTTGGAGAAGGAGAAGACTGATAGTAAGGTTACAAGTATTCAGATACCAGAAGGAGAAGAAAGTGCCTGGTTATTTACACTGACACCCAAAGATATCCTTTTACGCAGAAGCAAGGAAGAGAGAGAAGCAAAACTGAAAGAACGCAATGGCGAAAATCAAGAAGCCAAAGGAAGGAGAGATGAAAAAGCTAACCAGCGAGGCCGCGGAACTGATAAGGATACCAAGCCGAAAGCAGAAAGAGGAAAAGGTCGGGGAGACCGTGAAAGAATTAAAACCTATTTTGTAAATCCATATACAGGAGAAGTATTGGGGAATACAAGAACAGCTTCTTCTAAATTTTTCATGACTATTATGGGATTGCATAGATGGCTTCTCCTTGATCATGATATTGGCCGTCCTATTACAGGTACTGCTACAGTAATTTTTATACTGATAGAAATAACCGGATTGATACTATGGCTTCCGCCCAAACTTAAAAGCTGGAAAAAATGGAGCGCATGGAAAGCTGGATTTAAAGTAAAAACAGATGCCCGCTGGAAAAGGATTAACCACGATCTTCATAATACGCTTGGCTTTTATACATTTCTGCTTATTACACTGATGGCTTTGACAGGCTTATGTTTTTCTTTCGAATGGTTTCGTAATGGAGTAGGAAATGTTTTTGGAGCAAAGCCATTTGATGATAGAAAAGCTGCTGTGATTCAATCTGAATACAGAAATGCAAAGCCTGAATCTCTTGATTTTTTATTAGGAAAAGCAGATGAGATATATCCTTATAAAGGAGATCTTCGCATTAGCTTACCAAAGGATTCTGTAAGCCCTGTAACGTTTTATAAAGTACATAAAGGCTTTATATCTTCTGCTGGCACAGATCGTGTGTTTTTTGACCAATATTCAGGAGATTTATTGAAGAAAGAACCATTTTCTGATAAACGAATTGGAGAGCAGATTGTAGCATTGATATATCCTCTTCATGTGGGAGAAGTATTCGGTACATTTACCAAAATTATTTATTTCATCGCCTGCCTCATTGCGACGAGTCTTCCTGTAACAGGGACTATCATATGGATCAATAAGCTAAGAAAAAAATCAGATAAAGAAGAAAGTGTTACAAAAAAGATACCTTCAGGTGCAGGAAAACCTTTTAAACCAAATGTGAAGGTTGCACTGACAGTAATGGAATCTAATACGAATAATTAA